The Perca fluviatilis chromosome 2, GENO_Pfluv_1.0, whole genome shotgun sequence genome includes a region encoding these proteins:
- the map6b gene encoding microtubule-associated protein 6 homolog isoform X1 — protein sequence MAWPCITRACCINRFWTELDKGDIAVPLVFTKYSDVADLQHFPHHPQPKLKRAGAIAIETQPHPGEQEAGKAPPATGAAAGNDGSASVMRQDFKAWKVRPEPSCKPRNEYQRSAAPFNTETQYQKDYKPWPIPKKHDHPWIPKPSPTATAAASGGPERSAGSGAQEPAATEAESGVEKSELEEKTQEKESKEPTKRSVKREKSADRQTGEKTEAQVAADVSAEQRKGRAAADALNRQIKQVMTTSSSYRTEFKAYKDVKQVKAIKAPSQFKPPVEETSLETSYSATYKGEQVKAHPADNKLMERRRIRSLYNEPSKEPAKVDKPVSRTKPKKTPTTTTGKMVKKSKEKQIASSQSAKKKPSLGAPEPKPDGAVTKKSKEISNRLAEAKQ from the exons ATGGCATGGCCGTGCATCACGCGTGCTTGCTGCATCAACCGCTTTTGGACCGAGCTGGACAAAGGGGACATCGCGGTGCCTTTGGTTTTCACCAAATACTCGGATGTGGCCGACTTGCAGCATTTTCCCCATCACCCGCAGCCGAAACTGAAGAGGGCCGGAGCCATTGCCATAGAAACCCAGCCCCATCCCGGCGAGCAGGAGGCTGGGAAGGCACCGCCCGCGACGGGTGCCGCAGCGGGCAATGACGGCTCTGCGTCCGTCATGCGCCAAGACTTCAAGGCGTGGAAAGTGCGCCCCGAGCCCAGCTGCAAACCCAGAAATGAGTACCAACGCTCGGCAGCCCCGTTCAACACCGAAACGCAATACCAGAAGGATTATAAACCCTGGCCTATACCGAAGAAGCACGACCACCCCTGGATCCCCAAACCCAGCCCCACCGCCACCGCCGCCGCCTCCGGTGGGCCGGAGCGCAGCGCGGGGAGCGGAGCGCAGGAGCCTGCGGCCACCGAGGCCGAGAGCGGCGTGGAGAAGAGCGAGCTCGAGGAGAAAACGCAGGAGAAAGAATCAAAGGAGCCGACGAAGAGGAGCGTGAAGAGGGAAAagtcagcagacagacaaacggGCGAGAAGACAGAGGCACAAGTGGCTGCAGATGTGAGCGCCGAGCAGCGGaaaggcagagcagcagcagacgcTCTCAACAGACAGATAAAGCAGGTTATGACGACTTCCAGCAGCTACAG GACTGAGTTCAAGGCGTATAAGGATGTGAAACAAGTGAAGGCCATTAAAGCTCCATCTCAGTTTAAACCCCCAGTGGAGGAGACCAGTCTGGAAACCAGCTACAGCGCCACATACAAGGGGGAGCAGGTGAAGGCTCACCCCGCTGACAACAAGCTGATGGAGCGCAGGAGGATACGCAGCCTGTACAATGAGCCTAGCAAGGAACCTGCCAAG gTGGATAAACCAGTTTCTCGCACCAAACCAAAAAagacaccaacaacaacaacagggaaaatggtgaaaaaatcAAAAGAGAAGCAGATTGCCAGTTCCCAGTCAGCCAAGAAGAAACCATCTTTGGGCGCCCCAGAACCCAAACCAGATGGAGCTGTCACAAAGAAGAGCAAAGAGATTAGCAATAGACTGGCTGAAGCGAAGCAGTAA
- the map6b gene encoding microtubule-associated protein 6 homolog isoform X2: MAWPCITRACCINRFWTELDKGDIAVPLVFTKYSDVADLQHFPHHPQPKLKRAGAIAIETQPHPGEQEAGKAPPATGAAAGNDGSASVMRQDFKAWKVRPEPSCKPRNEYQRSAAPFNTETQYQKDYKPWPIPKKHDHPWIPKPSPTATAAASGGPERSAGSGAQEPAATEAESGVEKSELEEKTQEKESKEPTKRSVKREKSADRQTGEKTEAQVAADVSAEQRKGRAAADALNRQIKQVMTTSSSYRTEFKAYKDVKQVKAIKAPSQFKPPVEETSLETSYSATYKGEQVKAHPADNKLMERRRIRSLYNEPSKEPAKDVSETESSSVLNLL; the protein is encoded by the exons ATGGCATGGCCGTGCATCACGCGTGCTTGCTGCATCAACCGCTTTTGGACCGAGCTGGACAAAGGGGACATCGCGGTGCCTTTGGTTTTCACCAAATACTCGGATGTGGCCGACTTGCAGCATTTTCCCCATCACCCGCAGCCGAAACTGAAGAGGGCCGGAGCCATTGCCATAGAAACCCAGCCCCATCCCGGCGAGCAGGAGGCTGGGAAGGCACCGCCCGCGACGGGTGCCGCAGCGGGCAATGACGGCTCTGCGTCCGTCATGCGCCAAGACTTCAAGGCGTGGAAAGTGCGCCCCGAGCCCAGCTGCAAACCCAGAAATGAGTACCAACGCTCGGCAGCCCCGTTCAACACCGAAACGCAATACCAGAAGGATTATAAACCCTGGCCTATACCGAAGAAGCACGACCACCCCTGGATCCCCAAACCCAGCCCCACCGCCACCGCCGCCGCCTCCGGTGGGCCGGAGCGCAGCGCGGGGAGCGGAGCGCAGGAGCCTGCGGCCACCGAGGCCGAGAGCGGCGTGGAGAAGAGCGAGCTCGAGGAGAAAACGCAGGAGAAAGAATCAAAGGAGCCGACGAAGAGGAGCGTGAAGAGGGAAAagtcagcagacagacaaacggGCGAGAAGACAGAGGCACAAGTGGCTGCAGATGTGAGCGCCGAGCAGCGGaaaggcagagcagcagcagacgcTCTCAACAGACAGATAAAGCAGGTTATGACGACTTCCAGCAGCTACAG GACTGAGTTCAAGGCGTATAAGGATGTGAAACAAGTGAAGGCCATTAAAGCTCCATCTCAGTTTAAACCCCCAGTGGAGGAGACCAGTCTGGAAACCAGCTACAGCGCCACATACAAGGGGGAGCAGGTGAAGGCTCACCCCGCTGACAACAAGCTGATGGAGCGCAGGAGGATACGCAGCCTGTACAATGAGCCTAGCAAGGAACCTGCCAAG GACGTCTCAGAGACTGAGAGCAGCTCTGTTCTAAATCtgctgtag
- the map6b gene encoding microtubule-associated protein 6 homolog isoform X3, which translates to MAWPCITRACCINRFWTELDKGDIAVPLVFTKYSDVADLQHFPHHPQPKLKRAGAIAIETQPHPGEQEAGKAPPATGAAAGNDGSASVMRQDFKAWKVRPEPSCKPRNEYQRSAAPFNTETQYQKDYKPWPIPKKHDHPWIPKPSPTATAAASGGPERSAGSGAQEPAATEAESGVEKSELEEKTQEKESKEPTKRSVKREKSADRQTGEKTEAQVAADVSAEQRKGRAAADALNRQIKQVMTTSSSYRTEFKAYKDVKQVKAIKAPSQFKPPVEETSLETSYSATYKGEQVKAHPADNKLMERRRIRSLYNEPSKEPAKVGACPHTDPLMVV; encoded by the exons ATGGCATGGCCGTGCATCACGCGTGCTTGCTGCATCAACCGCTTTTGGACCGAGCTGGACAAAGGGGACATCGCGGTGCCTTTGGTTTTCACCAAATACTCGGATGTGGCCGACTTGCAGCATTTTCCCCATCACCCGCAGCCGAAACTGAAGAGGGCCGGAGCCATTGCCATAGAAACCCAGCCCCATCCCGGCGAGCAGGAGGCTGGGAAGGCACCGCCCGCGACGGGTGCCGCAGCGGGCAATGACGGCTCTGCGTCCGTCATGCGCCAAGACTTCAAGGCGTGGAAAGTGCGCCCCGAGCCCAGCTGCAAACCCAGAAATGAGTACCAACGCTCGGCAGCCCCGTTCAACACCGAAACGCAATACCAGAAGGATTATAAACCCTGGCCTATACCGAAGAAGCACGACCACCCCTGGATCCCCAAACCCAGCCCCACCGCCACCGCCGCCGCCTCCGGTGGGCCGGAGCGCAGCGCGGGGAGCGGAGCGCAGGAGCCTGCGGCCACCGAGGCCGAGAGCGGCGTGGAGAAGAGCGAGCTCGAGGAGAAAACGCAGGAGAAAGAATCAAAGGAGCCGACGAAGAGGAGCGTGAAGAGGGAAAagtcagcagacagacaaacggGCGAGAAGACAGAGGCACAAGTGGCTGCAGATGTGAGCGCCGAGCAGCGGaaaggcagagcagcagcagacgcTCTCAACAGACAGATAAAGCAGGTTATGACGACTTCCAGCAGCTACAG GACTGAGTTCAAGGCGTATAAGGATGTGAAACAAGTGAAGGCCATTAAAGCTCCATCTCAGTTTAAACCCCCAGTGGAGGAGACCAGTCTGGAAACCAGCTACAGCGCCACATACAAGGGGGAGCAGGTGAAGGCTCACCCCGCTGACAACAAGCTGATGGAGCGCAGGAGGATACGCAGCCTGTACAATGAGCCTAGCAAGGAACCTGCCAAGGTGGGAGCATGCCCACACACAGATCCACTGATGGTAGTTTAG
- the LOC120548171 gene encoding LOW QUALITY PROTEIN: 52 kDa repressor of the inhibitor of the protein kinase-like (The sequence of the model RefSeq protein was modified relative to this genomic sequence to represent the inferred CDS: inserted 1 base in 1 codon), translating into MPNFCAAPNCTRKSTQSDLAFFRFPRDPERCRIWVENCRRADLEAKTSDQLNKHYRLCAKHFDPAMVCKTSPYRTVLKDTAIPTVFDLTSHLKNPHTRHRKRIKELTEEDLRKIKERRLASSIEQLSSKKDAAIEDSTSANEDEPQLSTEEKEFREYLRSLFEVVVMLGKQSIPLVTGKASEAEHVSNNFQAVLDYRMNAGDEALRRRFQATAVNTEYLCAVQQSQLLDVCENTVREEMLMEVRESRFFSLVTGGLVEFADEKHLPLFLRFVNQHNVLREEFLDFMSFGGDEAALVERLEAHLTDRWGLSMEDCRGQAHKATGTSTTKMKAVAVLLMEKYPLALHLPCSHTALNIHLANNLPFPNVQVVMETLRRIGAFFTTPFTQDELEXAIYTHYQKNEEKGTAVKEASGPGWTEQHNVFDVLLDMLPALLLCMDRIRDNGDGKFADAVAADAYAVTETLSDFEIVVTVVILKNVLTFTRAFGRNLQGETLDVFFAANSLTAVLHSLNEVNDNIDVYHEFWYEEAVSVANVMGVPVKVPRLFLRKQRAADVGEIQAEAYFKEYVTVPVIHGVMQEVEDMFSETNLKALKCLSLVPAVMGQMKFNTTEENYAEVYRNDLPNPDTLPAELHCWRIKWKHRGKEVRLPTTIHETLQLPDVKFFPNVNSFLKVLAALPVLKLEDGKSDTASERLQAYLDSTPAEQWNKSLAMLNINTRVKHDLDVMVDKYCRLYSEDDPEPEPEAEAEAEPEPEEVAEEDAAMK; encoded by the exons ATGCCGAATTTTTGCGCGGCCCCTAACTGTACACGGAAGAGCACACAGTCAGATTTGGCATTTTTTCGGTTTCCACGGGACCCTGAGAG ATGCCGAATCTGGGTAGAGAACTGCCGCAGAGCAGATCTAGAGGCGAAAACATCAGACCAGCTGAACAAGCACTACAGATTATGTGCCAAACACTTCGACCCAGCAATGGTTTGTAAAACG AGCCCCTACAGGACTGTATTGAAGGATACAGCCATTCCAACCGTGTTTGACCTGACAAGCCATCTAAAAAATCCTCATACCAGACATCGCAAGCGGATTAAAGAACTT ACTGAAGAAGATTTAAGGAAGATTAAAGAAAGGCGAT TGGCATCTTCCATTGAACAGCTTTCCTCCAAAAAAGATGCCGCCATTGAGGATAGCACGAGCGCCAACGAGGATGAACCGCAACTGTCCACAGAGGAGAAGGAGTTCCGCGAATACCTGCGATCCCTGTTTGAGGTTGTGGTCATGTTAGGGAAACAGAGTATCCCATTAGTGACTGGCAAGGCGTCTGAAGCCGAACACGTGTCCAACAACTTCCAGGCCGTTCTAGATTACCGCATGAATGCCGGAGATGAAGCTTTGAGGAGGCGCTTTCAGGCGACCGCTGTGAACACAGAATACCTGTGTGCAGTCCAGCAGAGCCAGCTGTTGGACGTCTGTGAGAATACAGTGAGAGAGGAGATGCTGATGGAGGTGAGGGAGAGTCGCTTCTTCTCCCTAGTGACGGGTGGCCTGGTCGAATTTGCCGACGAGAAACACCTGCCTCTGTTTTTACGCTTTGTGAATCAGCACAACGTCCTGCGAGAGGAGTTTTTGGACTTCATGTCGTTTGGCGGGGATGAGGCTGCGCTGGTGGAGAGGCTGGAGGCCCACCTGACTGACCGTTGGGGGCTCAGCATGGAGGACTGCCGTGGTCAGGCCCACAAGGCCACCGGGACGTCCACCACCAAGATGAAAGCTGTGGCAGTATTACTGATGGAGAAGTATCCCCTGGCACTGCATCTGCCTTGCTCTCATACGGCACTGAACATCCACCTGGCCAACAATCTTCCTTTTCCCAATGTCCAGGTCGTCATGGAGACTCTGCGAAGGATCGGCGCTTTCTTCACGACCCCGTTTACTCAGGACGAGCTCG GAGCCATCTATACTCACTACCAGAAAAACGAAGAGAAAGGAACCGCGGTGAAGGAAGCCTCCGGCCCAGGATGGACCGAGCAGCACAACGTGTTTGATGTGCTGCTGGATATGTTGCCGGCCCTGCTGCTGTGCATGGACCGCATTCGGGACAACGGCGACGGCAAGTTTGCCGACGCCGTCGCAGCAGACGCGTACGCAGTCACGGAAACCCTGTCCGACTTTGAGATCGTCGTCACCGTCGTCATCCTGAAGAATGTCCTCACCTTCACCAGAGCCTTCGGGAGGAATCTCCAAGGGGAAACGCTCGACGTGTTTTTCGCCGCCAACAGTCTAACCGCCGTGCTGCATTCGCTAAACGAGGTCAACGACAACATCGACGTCTACCACGAGTTCTGGTACGAGGAGGCCGTGAGCGTGGCCAACGTGATGGGGGTTCCCGTGAAGGTGCCGAGGCTGTTTCTCCGGAAACAGCGTGCAGCCGACGTGGGCGAAATCCAAGCCGAGGCGTACTTCAAGGAGTACGTGACGGTGCCCGTTATCCATGGCGTCATGCAGGAGGTGGAGGACATGTTCTCCGAGACCAACCTCAAAGCCCTTAAGTGCCTGTCGCTGGTCCCGGCCGTCATGGGCCAAATGAAGTTCAACACCACCGAGGAGAACTACGCCGAAGTCTACCGCAACGACCTGCCCAACCCGGACACGCTGCCCGCCGAGCTTCACTGCTGGAGAATCAAGTGGAAGCACAGGGGCAAAGAGGTGCGCCTGCCCACCACCATCCACGAAACCCTTCAGCTGCCAGACGTCAAGTTCTTTCCCAACGTGAACTCCTTCCTCAAGGTGCTCGCCGCCCTGCCAGTTCTGAAGCTGGAGGACGGCAAAAGTGACACGGCGAGCGAGCGGCTGCAGGCTTATCTCGACAGCACGCCCGCCGAGCAGTGGAACAAGAGTCTCGCGATGCTCAACATTAACACTCGCGTCAAACACGACCTGGATGTCATGGTAGACAAATATTGCAGACTCTATTCAGAGGATgatcctgaacctgaacccGAAGCCGAAGCAGAGGCCGAGCCCGAGCCCGAGGAAGTGGCTGAGGAAGATGCTGCGATGAAATGA
- the dyrk1ab gene encoding dual-specificity tyrosine-(Y)-phosphorylation regulated kinase 1A, b isoform X2, translating to MAAPMPHTHQQYSDRHQPSTDQSVTVLPYSDQTPQLTANQRHMPQCFRDPTSAPLRKLSIDLIKTYKHINEVYYAKKKRRHQQGQGEDSSHKKERKVFNDGYDDDNYDYIVKNGEKWMDRYEIDSLIGKGSFGQVVKAYDRAEQEWVAIKIIKNKKAFLNQAQIEVRLLELMNKHDTEMKYYIVHLKRHFMFRNHLCLVFEMLSYNLYDLLRNTNFRGVSLNLTRKFAQQLCTALLFLATPELSIIHCDLKPENILLCNPKRSAIKIVDFGSSCQLGQRIYQYIQSRFYRSPEVLLGMPYDLAIDMWSLGCILVEMHTGEPLFSGANEVDQMNKIVEVLGIPPNHIMDLAPKARKFFEKLSDGTWSVKKTKDGKRYKPPASRKLHSILGVETGGPGGRRAGESGHAVADYLKFKDLILRMLDYDPKSRIQPYYALQHSFFKKTADEGTNTSSSVSTSPALEQSQSSGTTSSTSSSSGGSSGTSTSGRARSDPTHHHLHSGGHFGTALPAIDGDSLCPQARQPYPPPLVWGGGVGPESVTGETHPVQETTFHVPPQHPKALHPHSHAHHHHGQMMATRPRPRHYTSPTHSSSTQDSMEVVHGHLSMTSLSSSASSSSTSSSSTGNHGNQAYQLRHLPAGALDFGQNGGLSMGLGAFSNPRQETGMAAHPAFSMGTNTGPAHYLAEGHLGMRQGMDREESPMTGVCVQQSSMASS from the exons AGGCACATGCCCCAGTGCTTTCGTGACCCAACTTCAGCTCCCCTGAGGAAGCTCTCCATTGACCTTAtcaaaacatacaaacacatcaatgag GTGTATTATGCAAAAAAGAAGCGACGGCACCAACAGGGTCAGGGTGAAGACTCCAGTcacaaaaaagagaggaaagtcTTTAATGACGGCTATGACGATGATAACTATGACTACATCGTCAAGAATGGGGAGAAGTGGATGGACCGCTATGAGATTGATTCCTTGATAGGAAAAGGATCATTTGGACAG GTTGTGAAAGCATATGACCGTGCTGAGCAGGAATGGGTTGCCATTAAGATCATCAAGAACAAGAAAGCTTTCCTCAATCAAGCCCAGATTGAAGTGCGCCTCCTAGAGCTCATGAACAAACATGATACCGAGATGAAATACTACATCG TTCACCTAAAGCGTCACTTCATGTTCCGGAACCACCTCTGCCTCGTGTTTGAGATGCTTTCATATAACCTGTATGACTTACTCCGAAATACCAACTTCCGAGGTGTCTCACTCAACCTCACCCGGAAGTTTGCCCAGCAGCTATGCACGGCGCTGCTCTTCCTGGCCACGCCTGAGCTCAGCATCATCCACTGTGACCTGAAGCCTGAGAACATCCTCCTCTGTAACCCCAAGAGGAGTGCCATTAAAATAGTGGACTTCGGCAGCTCATGCCAACTGGGACAAAGG ATATATCAGTATATCCAGAGTCGCTTCTACCGTTCGCCAGAGGTGCTGCTGGGAATGCCCTACGACCTGGCCATTGACATGTGGTCCTTGGGTTGCATCTTGGTAGAGATGCACACTGGAGAACCTCTCTTCAGCGGAGCCAATGAG GTGGACCAGATGAACAAAATAGTCGAGGTTCTAGGTATCCCACCTAATCACATAATGGACCTAGCCCCAAAAGCCAGAAAGTTCTTTGAGAAGCTTTCGGATGGTACATGGAGTGTTAAGAAGACCAAAGATGGCAAAAGG TATAAGCCTCCAGCCTCGCGGAAGCTCCACTCCATCCTGGGTGTGGAGACAGGGGGTCCAGGTGGCCGGCGGGCGGGGGAGTCCGGCCATGCTGTTGCTGACTACTTGAAGTTTAAGGACCTGATCCTCCGGATGTTGGACTATGACCCTAAGAGCCGCATCcagccctactatgccctgcagCACAGCTTCTTCAAGAAGACTGCGGATGAGGGGACCAATACAAGCAGCAGCGTGTCTACAAGCCCCGCGTTAGAGCAGTCCCAGTCTTCAGGAACCACCTCCAGCACCTCCTCTAGTTCAG GAGGATCATCTGGGACAAGTACCAGTGGCAGAGCAAGATCAGACCCTACCCATCACCACTTGCACAGTGGAGGACACTTCGGCACGGCCCTGCCTGCCATCGATGGTGACAGCCTCTGCCCACAG GCAAGACAGCCTTACCCACCCCCGCTGGTGTGGGGAGGTGGCGTTGGCCCCGAGTCAGTCACTGGTGAGACCCACCCAGTCCAGGAGACCACCTTCCATGTTCCACCTCAGCACCCTAAGGCCCTGCATCCCCACTCACATGCTCATCACCACCACGGGCAGATGATGGCTACGCGGCCACGCCCACGCCACTACACCTCCCCGACACACAGCTCCTCGACACAGGACTCCATGGAGGTGGTTCATGGCCATCTGTCCATGACCTCCCTgtcttcctctgcctcctcttcctctacatCGTCCTCTTCCACTGGGAACCATGGCAACCAGGCCTACCAGCTCCGCCATTTGCCTGCCGGGGCCCTTGACTTTGGTCAGAACGGTGGGCTGAGCATGGGCCTAGGTGCCTTCTCGAACCCACGGCAGGAGACTGGCATGGCGGCGCACCCTGCATTCTCCATGGGCACGAACACAGGGCCTGCCCACTACCTAGCGGAGGGCCACCTGGGCATGAGGCAGGGCATGGACCGGGAGGAGTCTCCAATGACTggagtgtgtgtgcagcagagtTCTATGGCCAGCTCGTGA
- the dyrk1ab gene encoding dual-specificity tyrosine-(Y)-phosphorylation regulated kinase 1A, b isoform X1 — protein sequence MMHPGGETSACKPSSVRLAPSFSLHTAGLQMAAPMPHTHQQYSDRHQPSTDQSVTVLPYSDQTPQLTANQRHMPQCFRDPTSAPLRKLSIDLIKTYKHINEVYYAKKKRRHQQGQGEDSSHKKERKVFNDGYDDDNYDYIVKNGEKWMDRYEIDSLIGKGSFGQVVKAYDRAEQEWVAIKIIKNKKAFLNQAQIEVRLLELMNKHDTEMKYYIVHLKRHFMFRNHLCLVFEMLSYNLYDLLRNTNFRGVSLNLTRKFAQQLCTALLFLATPELSIIHCDLKPENILLCNPKRSAIKIVDFGSSCQLGQRIYQYIQSRFYRSPEVLLGMPYDLAIDMWSLGCILVEMHTGEPLFSGANEVDQMNKIVEVLGIPPNHIMDLAPKARKFFEKLSDGTWSVKKTKDGKRYKPPASRKLHSILGVETGGPGGRRAGESGHAVADYLKFKDLILRMLDYDPKSRIQPYYALQHSFFKKTADEGTNTSSSVSTSPALEQSQSSGTTSSTSSSSGGSSGTSTSGRARSDPTHHHLHSGGHFGTALPAIDGDSLCPQARQPYPPPLVWGGGVGPESVTGETHPVQETTFHVPPQHPKALHPHSHAHHHHGQMMATRPRPRHYTSPTHSSSTQDSMEVVHGHLSMTSLSSSASSSSTSSSSTGNHGNQAYQLRHLPAGALDFGQNGGLSMGLGAFSNPRQETGMAAHPAFSMGTNTGPAHYLAEGHLGMRQGMDREESPMTGVCVQQSSMASS from the exons AGGCACATGCCCCAGTGCTTTCGTGACCCAACTTCAGCTCCCCTGAGGAAGCTCTCCATTGACCTTAtcaaaacatacaaacacatcaatgag GTGTATTATGCAAAAAAGAAGCGACGGCACCAACAGGGTCAGGGTGAAGACTCCAGTcacaaaaaagagaggaaagtcTTTAATGACGGCTATGACGATGATAACTATGACTACATCGTCAAGAATGGGGAGAAGTGGATGGACCGCTATGAGATTGATTCCTTGATAGGAAAAGGATCATTTGGACAG GTTGTGAAAGCATATGACCGTGCTGAGCAGGAATGGGTTGCCATTAAGATCATCAAGAACAAGAAAGCTTTCCTCAATCAAGCCCAGATTGAAGTGCGCCTCCTAGAGCTCATGAACAAACATGATACCGAGATGAAATACTACATCG TTCACCTAAAGCGTCACTTCATGTTCCGGAACCACCTCTGCCTCGTGTTTGAGATGCTTTCATATAACCTGTATGACTTACTCCGAAATACCAACTTCCGAGGTGTCTCACTCAACCTCACCCGGAAGTTTGCCCAGCAGCTATGCACGGCGCTGCTCTTCCTGGCCACGCCTGAGCTCAGCATCATCCACTGTGACCTGAAGCCTGAGAACATCCTCCTCTGTAACCCCAAGAGGAGTGCCATTAAAATAGTGGACTTCGGCAGCTCATGCCAACTGGGACAAAGG ATATATCAGTATATCCAGAGTCGCTTCTACCGTTCGCCAGAGGTGCTGCTGGGAATGCCCTACGACCTGGCCATTGACATGTGGTCCTTGGGTTGCATCTTGGTAGAGATGCACACTGGAGAACCTCTCTTCAGCGGAGCCAATGAG GTGGACCAGATGAACAAAATAGTCGAGGTTCTAGGTATCCCACCTAATCACATAATGGACCTAGCCCCAAAAGCCAGAAAGTTCTTTGAGAAGCTTTCGGATGGTACATGGAGTGTTAAGAAGACCAAAGATGGCAAAAGG TATAAGCCTCCAGCCTCGCGGAAGCTCCACTCCATCCTGGGTGTGGAGACAGGGGGTCCAGGTGGCCGGCGGGCGGGGGAGTCCGGCCATGCTGTTGCTGACTACTTGAAGTTTAAGGACCTGATCCTCCGGATGTTGGACTATGACCCTAAGAGCCGCATCcagccctactatgccctgcagCACAGCTTCTTCAAGAAGACTGCGGATGAGGGGACCAATACAAGCAGCAGCGTGTCTACAAGCCCCGCGTTAGAGCAGTCCCAGTCTTCAGGAACCACCTCCAGCACCTCCTCTAGTTCAG GAGGATCATCTGGGACAAGTACCAGTGGCAGAGCAAGATCAGACCCTACCCATCACCACTTGCACAGTGGAGGACACTTCGGCACGGCCCTGCCTGCCATCGATGGTGACAGCCTCTGCCCACAG GCAAGACAGCCTTACCCACCCCCGCTGGTGTGGGGAGGTGGCGTTGGCCCCGAGTCAGTCACTGGTGAGACCCACCCAGTCCAGGAGACCACCTTCCATGTTCCACCTCAGCACCCTAAGGCCCTGCATCCCCACTCACATGCTCATCACCACCACGGGCAGATGATGGCTACGCGGCCACGCCCACGCCACTACACCTCCCCGACACACAGCTCCTCGACACAGGACTCCATGGAGGTGGTTCATGGCCATCTGTCCATGACCTCCCTgtcttcctctgcctcctcttcctctacatCGTCCTCTTCCACTGGGAACCATGGCAACCAGGCCTACCAGCTCCGCCATTTGCCTGCCGGGGCCCTTGACTTTGGTCAGAACGGTGGGCTGAGCATGGGCCTAGGTGCCTTCTCGAACCCACGGCAGGAGACTGGCATGGCGGCGCACCCTGCATTCTCCATGGGCACGAACACAGGGCCTGCCCACTACCTAGCGGAGGGCCACCTGGGCATGAGGCAGGGCATGGACCGGGAGGAGTCTCCAATGACTggagtgtgtgtgcagcagagtTCTATGGCCAGCTCGTGA